In one window of Kiritimatiellia bacterium DNA:
- the guaA gene encoding glutamine-hydrolyzing GMP synthase, translated as MSAPHEWIAVLDFGSQYTQLIARRVRHLQVYCEILRHDTPFAVLAARRPVGVILSGGPASVLAEGAPGCDPELWRGDLPVLGICYGMQLMARDLGGRVERGDRREYGPARVEVVDPDLLLRGLGREVDVWMSHGDRVAAPPPGFRVLARTENCPVAAMADASGRRFGLQFHPEVVHTPRGLEMLRTFVREVCGARGDWRMRDFIEESIRELRGRIGEHDRVLCALSGGVDSSVTAALLHRAVGTRLQCVYVDTGLMRKGETDQIEAEFGRHLGVNLRVVRAGERFFEALRGVEDPERKRKIIGAVFIQVFRSVAADSGPYRYLAQGTLYPDVVESVSPFGGPTATIKSHHNVGGLPAELGFELIEPLRALFKDEVRELGRLLGLPDALVERWPFPGPGLAVRIVGEVTAERAELLRRADAIVEEEIRRWPGSHEIWQAFAVLLPVRTVGVMGDERTYEHVAAVRAVQSQDGMTADWVRLPAEVLDRIARRIVNEVRGINRVVYDVTSKPPGTIEWE; from the coding sequence ATGAGCGCGCCGCACGAATGGATCGCGGTGCTCGACTTCGGGTCGCAGTACACGCAGTTGATCGCGCGCCGCGTTCGCCATCTGCAGGTGTACTGCGAAATCCTGCGGCACGACACGCCGTTCGCGGTACTCGCCGCGCGTCGCCCGGTCGGCGTGATTCTCTCCGGCGGGCCAGCGAGTGTGCTCGCCGAGGGAGCGCCCGGCTGCGACCCCGAGCTGTGGCGGGGCGACCTGCCCGTGCTCGGGATCTGCTACGGCATGCAGCTGATGGCGCGCGACCTCGGCGGCCGGGTCGAGCGCGGCGACCGGCGCGAGTACGGACCGGCCCGCGTCGAGGTGGTGGATCCGGATTTGCTGCTGCGCGGCCTGGGCCGCGAGGTGGATGTGTGGATGAGCCACGGCGACCGCGTCGCCGCACCGCCGCCGGGTTTCCGCGTGCTGGCTCGCACTGAGAACTGTCCAGTCGCCGCGATGGCGGACGCGAGCGGTCGCCGGTTTGGCCTCCAGTTCCACCCCGAAGTGGTGCACACGCCGCGCGGCCTCGAGATGCTGCGCACCTTCGTGCGGGAGGTCTGCGGCGCCCGTGGCGACTGGCGCATGCGCGACTTCATCGAGGAAAGCATCCGCGAGCTGCGCGGCCGGATCGGCGAGCACGACCGCGTGCTCTGTGCGCTGAGCGGCGGAGTGGACTCCTCCGTCACCGCGGCGCTGTTGCACCGGGCGGTCGGTACGCGGCTGCAGTGCGTGTATGTGGACACCGGGTTGATGCGGAAGGGCGAAACCGATCAGATCGAGGCCGAGTTCGGTCGGCACCTCGGCGTGAACCTGCGCGTGGTCCGCGCCGGAGAGCGGTTTTTCGAGGCGCTGCGCGGCGTGGAGGACCCCGAGCGGAAACGCAAGATCATCGGCGCAGTGTTCATTCAGGTCTTCCGCTCGGTCGCGGCGGACAGTGGCCCCTATCGCTATCTCGCCCAGGGCACGTTGTACCCGGACGTCGTCGAGAGCGTGTCGCCGTTCGGCGGCCCCACCGCGACGATCAAGAGCCACCACAACGTCGGCGGACTGCCCGCGGAGCTGGGCTTTGAACTGATCGAGCCGCTTCGTGCGCTGTTCAAAGATGAGGTTCGCGAGCTCGGCCGCCTGTTGGGCCTGCCGGACGCGCTCGTCGAGCGCTGGCCGTTCCCTGGGCCGGGCCTGGCGGTGCGGATCGTCGGCGAGGTCACGGCGGAGCGGGCCGAGCTGCTCCGGCGCGCCGACGCGATCGTCGAAGAGGAGATCCGCCGCTGGCCAGGCAGCCACGAAATCTGGCAGGCGTTCGCGGTGCTGTTGCCGGTGCGCACCGTGGGCGTAATGGGCGACGAACGCACCTACGAACACGTCGCCGCGGTTCGCGCGGTGCAAAGCCAGGACGGCATGACCGCGGACTGGGTGCGCCTGCCCGCGGAGGTGCTCGACCGCATCGCACGACGCATCGTCAATGAGGTTCGCGGCATCAACCGCGTGGTGTACGACGTCACCTCGAAACCCCCCGGCACGATCGAATGGGAGTGA
- the carA gene encoding glutamine-hydrolyzing carbamoyl-phosphate synthase small subunit, producing MNRPARIALEDGRIFDGVAFAGEGEVFGEIVFNTSMTGYQEILTDPSYHQQIVTLTYPLIGNYGISPQDVESAAVRPAALLIGECSRRASNWRARATLPEFLEAAGVLGVHQVDTRAITLHVRSRGAMRAVVSTRDLDAARLVEKARAWPGFLGRDIAAEVSTPVRYRWPGPHAAIAGFSQVTADGRGAWDAVIPAAPDGAPRPRVAVLDCGLKFNQMRILTRLGLDLEIWPMHTPAATILATRPDGLFISNGPGDPAGVAPVVANLRTLLAAGLPTFGICFGHQLLGLAYGGRTFKLKFGHRGANQPVLDRRTGRVEITSQNHGFAVEIESLPPEIETTHINLNDGTSEGLQHRERPVFSVQYHPEAAPGPHDAAPLFVQFARSLRPSGGPG from the coding sequence ATGAATCGACCCGCCCGCATCGCACTGGAAGACGGCCGGATTTTCGACGGCGTCGCGTTCGCCGGCGAAGGCGAGGTGTTCGGCGAGATCGTCTTCAACACCTCGATGACCGGCTATCAGGAGATTCTCACGGATCCCTCCTATCACCAGCAGATTGTCACGCTGACGTATCCGCTGATCGGCAACTACGGCATCTCGCCGCAGGACGTCGAGTCCGCCGCGGTTCGGCCCGCCGCACTGCTGATCGGCGAATGCAGCCGCCGCGCGAGCAACTGGCGCGCACGCGCGACACTGCCGGAGTTTCTCGAGGCGGCCGGCGTGCTGGGCGTGCATCAGGTGGACACCCGCGCGATCACTCTGCACGTCCGCTCGCGCGGCGCAATGCGCGCGGTAGTTTCGACGCGCGACCTCGACGCCGCCCGCCTCGTGGAAAAGGCCCGCGCCTGGCCCGGCTTTCTTGGGCGCGACATCGCCGCGGAGGTTAGTACGCCCGTGCGCTACCGGTGGCCCGGCCCTCACGCGGCGATCGCCGGATTCAGCCAGGTGACCGCGGATGGCCGCGGCGCATGGGACGCGGTGATCCCCGCCGCGCCAGACGGCGCGCCGCGACCGCGGGTGGCGGTGCTCGACTGCGGCCTGAAATTCAATCAGATGCGGATCCTCACGCGCCTCGGTCTTGACCTCGAGATCTGGCCCATGCACACGCCGGCGGCGACGATCCTGGCCACCCGGCCCGATGGGCTCTTCATTTCGAACGGCCCCGGCGACCCCGCCGGCGTCGCGCCGGTCGTCGCCAACCTTCGGACGCTGCTGGCCGCAGGTCTTCCAACGTTTGGAATCTGTTTCGGGCACCAGCTGCTGGGCCTGGCGTACGGCGGCCGCACCTTCAAACTCAAGTTTGGCCATCGGGGCGCGAATCAGCCGGTTCTGGACCGCCGAACCGGCCGCGTCGAAATCACCTCGCAAAACCACGGCTTTGCGGTCGAGATCGAGTCGTTGCCGCCCGAGATCGAAACTACGCACATCAATCTGAACGACGGCACTTCGGAAGGGCTCCAGCACCGCGAACGTCCCGTCTTTTCGGTGCAGTACCATCCCGAGGCGGCGCCCGGCCCTCACGATGCGGCGCCGCTCTTCGTGCAGTTCGCGCGCTCGCTGCGGCCGTCGGGAGGGCCGGGATGA
- the carB gene encoding carbamoyl-phosphate synthase large subunit, whose translation MPKRTDIRSVMIIGSGPIVIGQACEFDYSGSQACKALREEGYRVILVNSNPATIMTDPAVADRTYIEPITPDFVAAILRRERPDALLPTLGGQTGLNTAMELARSGVLEEVGCELIGANAEVIRRAEDREAFKTTMEAAGLECLRSRMVGSVADAEAAAAELGYPVIVRPSFTLGGTGGGTARTPEELRRIVEAGLAASLNHTVLIEESVFGWKEFELEVMRDRNDNAVIVCSIENLDPMGVHTGDSITVAPVQTLTDAEYQVMRDGAIKVLRAVGVETGGSNVQFAVHPETGRQVVIEMNPRVSRSSALASKATGFPIAKIAAKLAVGYTLDELRNDITRQTPASFEPALDYCVVKIPRFAFEKFAGAEPSLGISMKSVGETMAIGGNFREALQKALRGLEIGVHGLDLRAERRVPADRLEDMLRTLAPERIFAIKIALKRGMRVEEVAAITHIDPWFVENIAEIVEIEREIVSVPAGAPLDAPLLWRAKRSGFSDRQIAELRGASEDEVRRRRIELGVRPVFRLVDTCAAEFEAVTPYFYSSYCGTVNESRRADRPRVMVIGGGPNRIGQGIEFDYCCVHVVQELRALGFETVMVNSNPETVSTDYDTADHLFFEPLTFEDVMNIIEDQQPIGVVVQVGGQTPLNLARPLQRAGAPIWGTSPDDIHRAEDREETRRLLDRLGLRQPASGSAMNVDEALRVAERVGYPVMIRPSYVLGGRAMMVAANADEARPFIEAAFEASPGFPVLVDRYLDRAIEVDVDLLADGESVYLGGIMEHVEEAGIHSGDSACCIPPHSLHPATQRRIEAACIRMARALQVRGLMNVQLAVRDNEIYVLEINPRASRTVPYVSKATGVPLARLAARVMAGQRLADMGLGPRPSRIPMFAVKEAVLPFNRFPGVDPILGPEMKSTGEVMGRGETFEEAYWKSQIAAGTRLPERGVVFLSMADRDKNWAGEIGWELAAMGYQLVCTAGTAEVLAEAGVTQVEIVRKISEQEGPHVLDLMDAGRVALIINTPSGARARLDEVRIRAEAIRRNIPMITTVAGARATIRALRAMRGRPIRVAALQDAFPSA comes from the coding sequence ATGCCGAAACGCACCGACATCCGAAGCGTGATGATCATCGGCTCCGGGCCGATCGTGATCGGGCAGGCCTGCGAGTTCGACTATTCCGGTTCACAGGCCTGCAAGGCGCTCCGCGAAGAGGGCTACCGCGTGATCCTGGTGAATTCGAACCCGGCGACGATCATGACCGATCCCGCCGTCGCGGACCGCACCTACATTGAGCCGATCACTCCAGACTTCGTCGCCGCCATCCTGCGGCGCGAGCGGCCAGACGCGCTGCTGCCGACGCTCGGTGGCCAGACCGGACTCAACACCGCGATGGAACTGGCGCGCAGCGGCGTGCTAGAGGAGGTCGGCTGCGAGCTCATCGGCGCGAACGCCGAGGTGATCCGTCGCGCGGAGGATCGCGAGGCCTTCAAGACCACGATGGAGGCCGCCGGCCTTGAGTGTTTGCGCAGCCGCATGGTCGGCAGCGTCGCCGACGCGGAGGCCGCCGCCGCGGAGCTGGGCTACCCGGTGATCGTGCGCCCGAGCTTCACGCTCGGCGGCACCGGCGGGGGAACCGCCCGCACGCCCGAAGAGCTACGCAGAATCGTCGAGGCGGGGCTGGCCGCCAGCCTCAACCATACCGTGTTGATCGAGGAAAGCGTGTTCGGCTGGAAGGAGTTCGAGCTCGAGGTGATGCGGGACCGCAACGACAACGCGGTGATCGTCTGCTCGATCGAAAACCTCGACCCGATGGGCGTGCACACCGGCGACAGCATCACCGTCGCCCCGGTACAAACGCTGACCGACGCGGAGTACCAAGTGATGCGGGACGGCGCGATCAAGGTGTTGCGCGCGGTGGGCGTCGAAACCGGCGGTTCGAACGTGCAGTTTGCGGTGCACCCCGAAACCGGTCGCCAGGTGGTGATCGAGATGAACCCGCGGGTCTCCCGCAGCTCCGCGCTCGCGAGCAAGGCGACCGGCTTTCCGATCGCGAAGATCGCCGCGAAGCTCGCGGTCGGCTACACGCTGGACGAGCTGCGCAACGACATCACGCGGCAGACGCCCGCCAGCTTCGAGCCGGCGCTCGACTACTGCGTGGTGAAAATCCCGCGGTTCGCGTTCGAAAAGTTTGCCGGCGCGGAACCGAGCCTCGGCATCAGCATGAAGTCCGTCGGCGAGACGATGGCGATCGGCGGCAACTTCCGCGAGGCGCTGCAGAAGGCGCTGCGCGGTCTCGAAATCGGCGTGCACGGACTCGATCTGCGCGCCGAGCGCCGGGTGCCGGCCGACCGGCTCGAGGACATGCTCCGCACGCTGGCGCCGGAGCGGATCTTTGCGATCAAGATCGCGCTGAAGCGCGGTATGCGCGTCGAGGAGGTCGCTGCGATCACCCACATTGACCCGTGGTTCGTCGAAAACATCGCGGAGATCGTCGAGATCGAGCGCGAGATTGTGTCGGTGCCCGCCGGCGCACCGCTCGACGCGCCGCTGCTGTGGCGCGCGAAGCGATCGGGCTTCTCCGACCGGCAAATCGCGGAACTGCGCGGCGCCAGCGAAGACGAGGTTCGACGCCGGCGAATCGAGCTTGGTGTGCGGCCGGTGTTCCGGTTGGTGGACACCTGCGCGGCGGAGTTCGAGGCGGTGACGCCCTATTTCTACTCCTCCTACTGCGGCACCGTGAACGAGTCGCGACGGGCGGATCGGCCGCGCGTGATGGTGATCGGCGGCGGCCCAAACCGCATCGGGCAGGGGATCGAGTTCGACTACTGCTGCGTGCACGTGGTGCAGGAGCTGCGCGCGCTCGGCTTCGAAACGGTGATGGTGAACAGCAACCCGGAGACCGTTTCGACCGACTACGACACCGCGGATCATCTGTTCTTCGAACCCCTCACCTTCGAGGATGTGATGAACATCATCGAGGACCAGCAGCCGATCGGCGTGGTGGTGCAGGTGGGCGGTCAGACGCCGCTGAACCTCGCCCGGCCGCTGCAGCGCGCCGGCGCACCGATTTGGGGGACCTCCCCGGACGACATCCACCGTGCGGAGGATCGAGAGGAAACCCGCCGGCTGCTGGATCGGCTCGGTCTGCGGCAGCCCGCCAGCGGAAGCGCAATGAACGTCGACGAGGCGCTGCGCGTTGCGGAGCGGGTGGGTTACCCCGTGATGATCCGCCCGTCCTACGTGCTCGGCGGTCGCGCGATGATGGTCGCCGCAAACGCCGACGAGGCGCGGCCGTTCATCGAGGCCGCGTTTGAGGCCAGCCCGGGGTTTCCCGTGCTGGTGGACCGCTATCTCGACCGCGCGATCGAGGTGGACGTGGACCTGCTCGCCGACGGGGAAAGCGTGTATCTGGGCGGCATCATGGAGCACGTGGAGGAGGCCGGCATTCATTCCGGTGACAGCGCCTGCTGCATCCCCCCCCACTCGCTTCATCCGGCGACCCAGCGGCGCATCGAGGCCGCCTGCATTCGAATGGCGCGGGCGCTGCAGGTGCGGGGTCTGATGAACGTGCAGCTCGCGGTGCGCGACAACGAGATCTACGTGCTCGAGATCAACCCGCGCGCGTCCCGCACCGTCCCGTACGTCAGCAAGGCCACCGGTGTGCCGCTGGCGCGCCTTGCCGCGCGCGTGATGGCCGGTCAGCGCCTCGCCGACATGGGGCTCGGCCCCCGTCCGTCACGAATCCCGATGTTCGCGGTGAAAGAGGCCGTGCTGCCGTTCAACCGCTTCCCCGGCGTGGATCCAATCCTGGGTCCGGAGATGAAATCCACCGGTGAGGTGATGGGCCGCGGCGAAACCTTCGAAGAGGCCTACTGGAAGAGTCAGATTGCGGCTGGCACCCGGTTGCCGGAGCGGGGCGTGGTGTTCCTCAGCATGGCCGACCGCGACAAGAACTGGGCGGGCGAAATCGGCTGGGAGCTCGCCGCGATGGGCTACCAGCTGGTGTGCACCGCCGGCACCGCGGAGGTGCTCGCGGAAGCCGGTGTCACGCAGGTGGAGATCGTCCGCAAGATCTCCGAACAGGAGGGACCACACGTGCTGGACCTTATGGACGCCGGCCGCGTCGCGCTGATCATCAATACACCGAGCGGTGCCCGCGCCCGGCTGGACGAGGTCCGCATCCGCGCCGAAGCAATTCGGCGAAACATCCCGATGATCACCACCGTCGCCGGCGCGAGAGCGACGATTCGGGCACTACGCGCGATGCGAGGACGACCGATCCGTGTCGCCGCGCTTCAGGACGCATTCCCCTCCGCCTGA